In Maridesulfovibrio sp., the following proteins share a genomic window:
- the tpx gene encoding thiol peroxidase: MKERTGIITFKGNPLTLLGNEIKVGDKAPEFTATDNELGPKTLADFKGKVLILSAVPSLDTPVCDMETRRFNNEAASLGEDVKILTLSMDLPFAQARWCGAAGVEAVQTLSDYMSASFGEAYGVLIKELHLLSRAVFVVDKSGTVQYVQYLNEITEEPDYDAALDAAKKLV, translated from the coding sequence ATGAAAGAAAGAACAGGTATAATCACATTCAAGGGCAATCCCCTGACACTTCTCGGTAATGAAATCAAAGTTGGTGACAAGGCTCCTGAATTCACTGCAACCGATAATGAACTCGGCCCTAAAACTCTGGCTGATTTTAAAGGAAAGGTACTGATCTTAAGCGCGGTTCCTTCCCTTGATACTCCGGTTTGCGACATGGAGACCCGCAGGTTCAATAACGAAGCTGCCTCTCTTGGTGAAGATGTCAAAATTCTTACTCTGTCCATGGACCTGCCTTTTGCCCAGGCTCGGTGGTGTGGAGCTGCCGGAGTTGAAGCTGTACAGACTCTTTCAGACTATATGAGTGCATCTTTCGGTGAAGCCTACGGCGTGCTGATTAAAGAACTGCATCTCCTGAGCAGGGCTGTTTTCGTGGTCGATAAATCCGGCACAGTACAATATGTACAGTACCTGAATGAAATCACAGAAGAACCGGACTATGATGCTGCGCTCGATGCGGCAAAGAAGCTTGTTTAA
- a CDS encoding SEC-C metal-binding domain-containing protein, whose amino-acid sequence MPNNVLPPKVIDEKQLTRIESVHRGFFYQHLYTVGCLLLALKNKVEFLVAEKDEDIEIATAGEHLYLQVKTRTKPLAKNDISGALDLFEKIKKKHTKRERSRQPSLIIISNSNLGRELSKSVQDNSLPDRVQILYPGSDQNLPCLPPAWKDVPSGFDWCIEQAKTIPYITLSPNNLVYKLAAWVQRLCTGGLNKEHIVIPETIHSLLEQIVTQLQVMPTPPLKYYPLNNEFQLASDSPIRIISGLSGAGKTAWVAHEAARIGSPVVYFDAIGTEEDNFLPSFVREIAAALVGKNSKGLGEILMPGSSSIDSLRALNIWLTNQKDSPYLILDNIQETTPETVKKIISACSRIKFVLLAQPGTKLKQQETILGVSAKELKGWSIETIGAILEANNINFRLQDCVRLRAATGGLPLYTLSAITLIQEQYCYELSNFLNEIELAENIEQTTQERILSSTFEQLEDKSKTICSILKICKGIPLSKEELITIIHNSSRVPKRALISSLRGLIDKGIIQRIEDGCYKLHDAFGILAQSYHDSLSAESIVKIKQNILETLFLKPETNLNIDRIDLHLRLLNDLGRVSEFIDICTVMTEIFHELGLSHRIKFLLESKLSSKYKISEIDTFWILDTLSFWDIQDNKLSSAKQRLKEMQPYLTKCAAGSREYNNFYMKKMLIASREKHLSIAKDIYENKLAAIRKSQFSRIAQYNYAIVLYESKNFPATIKQANSLISVYLNLFGLSQEDIFGKNPPEILAKIHAEYDPDDFKRMADCYDLLARAIQESGERYSLEKLFAFKFYNMANAINSAMKVGQDIVADFISPLGDIQSARNFIEQSLLPSAEDLKLMDWVIPIRSQYAVVLAYCGAYNEARKQLTMIKPFRNAVGSNCQEELINHASLVQNIIAGKILPPKRKNLGHFSEKPNKPRQHYPKKTKIGRNEPCPCLSGKKYKKCCGR is encoded by the coding sequence ATGCCTAACAATGTGCTCCCCCCTAAAGTAATTGATGAAAAACAACTTACACGAATTGAAAGTGTACACAGAGGCTTCTTTTATCAGCATTTATATACTGTTGGCTGTCTGCTTTTAGCTTTGAAAAACAAAGTTGAATTTCTAGTGGCCGAAAAAGATGAAGACATAGAAATCGCAACTGCGGGCGAACATTTATATCTTCAGGTAAAAACTCGAACAAAACCACTCGCTAAAAATGACATAAGCGGAGCTCTTGATTTATTTGAAAAAATCAAGAAAAAACATACAAAAAGAGAACGATCACGACAACCGTCGTTAATAATCATATCCAACAGCAACCTTGGAAGAGAGTTATCTAAATCAGTACAAGATAATTCACTACCTGATAGAGTACAAATTCTTTATCCTGGGTCTGATCAGAATCTCCCATGTCTTCCTCCTGCTTGGAAAGACGTTCCTTCTGGATTTGACTGGTGTATTGAGCAGGCGAAAACAATTCCATATATAACCTTAAGTCCAAACAATTTAGTCTACAAACTTGCGGCTTGGGTTCAACGACTTTGCACAGGAGGACTAAACAAAGAGCACATTGTAATCCCTGAGACTATACATTCTTTATTAGAACAAATTGTGACTCAACTTCAAGTAATGCCTACACCACCTTTAAAGTACTACCCTCTAAATAATGAATTCCAATTAGCTTCAGATAGCCCAATACGTATTATTTCAGGTTTATCTGGCGCGGGAAAAACGGCTTGGGTAGCACACGAGGCAGCTCGTATCGGATCCCCTGTAGTATATTTCGATGCGATTGGCACCGAAGAAGATAACTTTCTTCCTTCCTTTGTCAGAGAAATTGCTGCAGCTTTAGTAGGCAAAAACAGTAAAGGACTTGGCGAAATTTTAATGCCGGGATCATCCTCAATTGACTCTCTTCGCGCTTTAAATATTTGGCTAACAAACCAGAAAGATAGTCCTTATCTGATCCTTGATAATATACAGGAAACAACACCAGAAACAGTAAAAAAAATCATCTCTGCTTGTTCTAGAATCAAATTTGTTCTCCTCGCTCAACCGGGAACGAAACTAAAACAGCAAGAAACCATATTAGGTGTCTCTGCAAAAGAATTGAAAGGATGGTCTATAGAGACAATAGGTGCTATTTTAGAAGCAAATAACATTAATTTTCGACTACAAGACTGTGTTAGACTTCGCGCTGCAACAGGAGGTCTTCCCTTATACACCCTAAGCGCTATCACACTTATTCAAGAACAATATTGTTACGAACTTTCAAATTTTTTAAACGAAATCGAATTAGCTGAAAATATTGAACAAACGACACAAGAAAGGATTCTTTCTAGCACATTTGAGCAGCTAGAAGACAAATCCAAAACGATCTGTTCAATTTTAAAAATATGTAAAGGTATTCCACTTAGTAAAGAAGAACTCATAACTATCATTCATAATTCTAGCAGAGTCCCTAAAAGAGCGCTCATCTCATCACTTAGAGGACTGATTGACAAAGGTATCATCCAAAGAATTGAGGATGGTTGTTACAAGCTTCATGATGCATTTGGTATTTTAGCACAAAGTTATCATGACTCTCTTTCAGCGGAGTCTATTGTAAAGATAAAGCAAAACATTCTTGAAACTCTATTTTTAAAACCTGAAACAAATCTAAATATTGATAGGATAGACTTACATCTACGACTACTTAATGATCTTGGCCGAGTAAGTGAATTCATTGACATCTGTACTGTAATGACAGAGATATTCCATGAATTAGGATTATCACATAGGATCAAATTCTTATTGGAATCTAAACTATCTTCAAAATATAAAATATCAGAAATAGATACTTTTTGGATTCTGGATACACTTTCTTTTTGGGATATTCAAGACAACAAGCTATCATCAGCAAAACAACGTTTGAAGGAAATGCAACCATACTTAACCAAATGTGCAGCAGGTAGTCGAGAATACAATAATTTTTATATGAAAAAGATGCTCATTGCATCAAGAGAGAAGCATCTTTCAATAGCCAAAGATATTTATGAAAACAAGCTTGCAGCAATTAGAAAATCACAATTTTCAAGGATTGCGCAATATAACTATGCTATAGTCCTCTACGAAAGCAAAAACTTTCCGGCGACGATTAAGCAAGCAAACTCATTGATCAGTGTATATTTAAATTTGTTTGGATTGTCACAGGAAGATATATTTGGAAAAAATCCTCCTGAAATTTTAGCAAAAATCCATGCTGAATATGACCCTGATGATTTTAAAAGAATGGCAGATTGCTACGACCTACTCGCCAGAGCAATACAAGAGAGTGGAGAGCGTTATAGCCTTGAAAAACTATTTGCTTTTAAATTTTATAATATGGCAAATGCAATCAACTCTGCCATGAAAGTCGGGCAAGATATTGTTGCCGATTTTATTAGCCCATTAGGAGATATCCAATCAGCAAGAAACTTCATTGAACAATCACTCCTGCCTTCTGCTGAAGACTTAAAATTAATGGATTGGGTCATTCCCATTAGAAGTCAGTATGCTGTTGTTTTGGCCTATTGTGGGGCTTATAATGAAGCGCGCAAGCAACTTACAATGATTAAACCATTTCGAAATGCAGTCGGGTCTAACTGCCAAGAAGAATTAATTAATCACGCTAGCTTAGTCCAGAACATAATAGCAGGAAAAATTCTCCCACCAAAAAGAAAAAATCTGGGCCATTTTTCTGAAAAGCCAAATAAGCCGCGGCAACATTACCCGAAGAAGACAAAAATTGGACGAAACGAACCTTGTCCATGCTTATCTGGAAAAAAATATAAAAAATGTTGTGGACGGTAA
- a CDS encoding AAA family ATPase codes for MISSTTEWLTRRPKWLQVAAKHLLASSNINEATISELSVLCQQEANNEFPDIDCSIPSSAFKPHNPKEIRLCAISEVEGVNKLAPRNSLDFGKSNIAIVYGQNGSGKSGYVRLLKHICGARDCTLGLLHNNIFSAKEVVQKAKISFLKNNSPTEHEWSGKGVCKDLCSVDIFDTSFGRVFIGNEGEVSYEPPILSFFSRLINVCEKVASKLDTDSEALKSKMPSIPSSYVGSKGAAWVEKLSAKTSADEVEAHCSFTPENEKDRQDLLKRISEPSPADKAIQFRNKKSHADAIVKDVQVYLNQLSDNNCRKIIAAKKKAILKKTAAEATAKDIFRDAKLEGVGSDIWKELWNAARKYSEELAYCELDFPNVQDDSVCVLCQQPLSGKAKHRLTSFETYIKGLTQKQAADAAKDLKQAIDDLPEIPSIEAFKTKIDAAGIENQDIIKGLNATLSALQHRMSKVPSFDSEETLDNFNLSPNWIEEIHKISKTYEDSAKKYEDDAANDNREELQVKLNDLRAKKWLTEQKVAIQEEISRLQKLKRIKEAKKKTNSATLSTKKGKLAESLITDAFVQRFNDELKALGASRIKVKLVKSKVSKGKVLHTLQLDGADHSLSEILSEGESRIVSIAAFVADVAGRNYPTPLVFDDPISSLDQDYEEAVVQRLCSIASERQIIIFTHRLSLMGMFQDYAKKVAINPEIICIREESWGTGEPGDTPLFAKKPDKALNKLINERLSKAKRLFNEHGKEVYEPYAKALCSDFRILLERMIECELLADVVQRYRRAINTMGKIGNLAKISEEDCSYFDDLMTKYSRYEHSQPLEAPVSLPAPDELEPDFKGLQQWQAAFKARPIPLQVHS; via the coding sequence ATGATTTCATCAACAACGGAATGGTTAACGAGAAGACCAAAATGGCTGCAAGTAGCTGCTAAACATTTACTGGCATCCAGCAATATAAATGAGGCGACAATTTCTGAGCTTTCTGTGCTGTGCCAGCAGGAAGCTAACAATGAATTTCCTGATATCGACTGTAGTATACCTTCCAGTGCTTTTAAGCCCCATAATCCGAAAGAAATACGTTTATGTGCCATCAGTGAAGTTGAAGGGGTAAACAAACTTGCTCCCCGTAACTCGCTTGATTTTGGTAAAAGTAACATTGCTATTGTTTACGGGCAGAATGGCTCTGGCAAATCCGGTTATGTAAGGCTTCTGAAACATATTTGCGGAGCCCGCGACTGTACCCTTGGGCTACTTCACAACAACATATTTTCGGCTAAAGAAGTGGTTCAGAAAGCCAAAATCTCCTTTCTCAAAAATAATAGTCCAACGGAACATGAATGGTCTGGCAAGGGAGTCTGTAAAGACTTATGCTCCGTTGATATCTTCGACACTTCATTTGGCCGGGTGTTTATAGGAAACGAAGGTGAGGTTAGCTACGAGCCTCCAATTTTGTCCTTCTTTAGCAGACTTATCAATGTTTGTGAGAAGGTTGCCTCCAAGCTTGATACAGATTCCGAAGCACTTAAATCCAAAATGCCGAGTATTCCGAGTTCTTATGTTGGTTCCAAAGGAGCAGCTTGGGTGGAAAAACTCAGTGCCAAAACATCGGCAGATGAAGTTGAAGCCCATTGTTCTTTCACTCCGGAAAATGAAAAAGATCGACAAGACCTCCTAAAAAGAATTTCTGAGCCATCACCCGCTGATAAGGCCATCCAATTCAGAAACAAAAAAAGTCATGCCGATGCTATCGTTAAAGATGTTCAGGTTTACCTCAATCAACTCTCAGATAATAATTGCAGAAAGATTATCGCTGCTAAAAAGAAAGCCATCCTGAAAAAGACCGCTGCCGAAGCAACGGCAAAAGATATTTTCCGTGACGCAAAACTTGAAGGAGTAGGATCTGATATATGGAAAGAACTCTGGAATGCTGCACGAAAATATTCCGAAGAACTGGCATATTGCGAACTGGATTTTCCAAATGTTCAGGATGATTCTGTCTGTGTACTTTGCCAGCAGCCTTTATCAGGGAAAGCCAAACATCGACTGACCTCTTTTGAAACATACATAAAGGGTTTAACACAAAAACAGGCTGCAGACGCAGCCAAAGATCTCAAACAAGCAATTGATGATCTACCGGAAATTCCTAGCATTGAGGCGTTTAAGACAAAAATAGACGCTGCTGGAATTGAAAATCAGGATATTATTAAAGGTCTGAATGCTACACTCTCTGCTCTTCAACATAGAATGTCAAAAGTACCATCATTTGATTCAGAAGAGACTTTGGACAATTTTAACCTATCTCCTAACTGGATTGAAGAAATACACAAAATATCAAAAACGTATGAGGATAGTGCCAAGAAATATGAAGACGATGCAGCCAATGACAACCGTGAAGAACTGCAAGTTAAACTAAATGACTTGCGGGCAAAGAAGTGGCTCACAGAGCAAAAAGTTGCAATTCAAGAAGAAATCAGTCGTCTGCAAAAACTTAAGCGAATTAAGGAAGCCAAGAAGAAAACGAACTCCGCAACATTATCCACTAAAAAAGGAAAGTTAGCGGAATCCCTTATTACAGATGCTTTTGTCCAACGTTTTAACGATGAACTAAAAGCTTTAGGAGCTTCCCGGATTAAGGTCAAACTCGTCAAATCAAAAGTATCTAAAGGCAAAGTACTTCACACTCTTCAGTTGGATGGAGCGGACCACAGCCTCAGTGAAATATTAAGTGAAGGTGAGAGTCGCATTGTCTCTATTGCTGCATTTGTAGCTGATGTTGCCGGCAGAAACTATCCGACTCCTCTTGTGTTTGATGATCCCATTTCATCCCTTGATCAGGATTACGAAGAGGCAGTTGTTCAGCGTCTCTGCTCTATCGCTTCCGAAAGACAAATCATAATATTCACCCATCGCCTTTCACTTATGGGGATGTTTCAAGACTATGCCAAGAAAGTTGCCATCAATCCTGAAATCATCTGCATTCGAGAGGAGTCTTGGGGAACTGGAGAACCGGGCGACACACCACTTTTTGCAAAGAAACCAGATAAAGCATTAAATAAACTTATTAATGAGCGTCTTTCAAAGGCGAAAAGACTCTTCAATGAGCATGGAAAGGAAGTTTATGAGCCTTATGCCAAAGCACTATGCAGTGATTTTAGAATCTTGCTTGAACGCATGATTGAGTGTGAACTTCTTGCTGATGTTGTCCAGAGATATAGACGAGCAATAAATACAATGGGTAAAATTGGCAATCTTGCCAAAATATCAGAGGAAGATTGTTCATACTTTGATGATTTGATGACAAAGTATTCAAGATATGAACATTCCCAGCCTCTAGAGGCACCCGTCTCGCTTCCAGCACCAGATGAATTAGAACCTGATTTTAAAGGACTACAGCAGTGGCAGGCAGCCTTTAAGGCAAGACCTATACCTCTGCAGGTTCATAGCTAA
- a CDS encoding Rha family transcriptional regulator yields the protein MNRKVSKNNEQPILSKLKIKNGKPMVSSLIVAELFQLEHKSVLKAIRCLEIPDEFNERNFAPVSIEVEKPNGEKIRESSCYMTRDGFTLLAMETIGKKSIECTINFFEAFNDMDERLKRELAKMQLYVRKCYPVQ from the coding sequence ATGAATAGAAAAGTAAGTAAAAACAATGAACAGCCTATCCTCAGTAAATTGAAAATCAAAAACGGTAAGCCAATGGTTTCGTCTTTAATCGTGGCTGAGTTGTTTCAACTGGAGCATAAGAGCGTCCTGAAAGCTATCCGTTGTCTTGAAATTCCTGATGAATTTAACGAGCGTAATTTTGCGCCCGTATCAATTGAAGTTGAAAAGCCGAATGGAGAAAAAATTAGGGAGTCGTCCTGCTACATGACCCGTGACGGTTTCACTCTGCTCGCCATGGAAACTATTGGTAAGAAATCCATCGAGTGTACGATCAATTTTTTTGAAGCTTTCAACGACATGGATGAGCGGCTGAAGAGGGAGCTAGCAAAAATGCAATTATACGTACGAAAATGCTATCCAGTTCAGTGA
- the cas3 gene encoding CRISPR-associated helicase Cas3' has translation MFYAHTKAGVDENEWQLLDDHLIGVAKLASKFSAIFGGSDWGELVGKFHDYGKFKPDFQKKLHSNSNVIVDHKSIGARLVSDHLGQAGKLLSFCIAGHHGGLPDSTHRNLGESLDDILDKAGPYIDSVPELSSTFAPEKLPFTFTSVFQLSFFTRMLFSALVDADFLDTERYMDPEKFSKRESGPDLSVLYEALNKRISIFEPDTYINKLRCEILDHCLESAERDPGLFSLTVPTGGGKTLTSMAFALKHALKHGMRRVIYVIPYTSIIEQNAHVFKQIFPPGSVIEHHSNFDSSKLKDEEEIPSADLKHRLACENWDAPVVVTTNVQFFESLFAAKPSRCRKLHNLAGSVVILDEAQMLPVEYLKPCMRGLEELVENYNSSVVLCTATQPALQKSENFTDGLEIAAELAPDPDRMHREFKRTKLHDKGVLSLDEVAQEICGKDQGLCIVNTRARAAELFSKIKDEPGAGHLSALMCPAHRSEVLTDIRARLAAGKPCRVVSTQLIEAGVDVSFPVVIRELAGLDSIAQAAGRCNREGELAEMGQVSVFEPAEGLAGYFRQAAGNAQNTLRLHPEDSFSPQAMHHFFADTYWLKSDQLDKKKVLEDLNSPHGQWDFRTAAKKFRLIENEMVPIIVKYNDKAEKLLRDLVFADFPASILRKLQQFTVQVYTQQFAALNDMGAIEIVDESYAVLVDESLYDFEAGLLVPENISNDNFIV, from the coding sequence ATGTTTTACGCACATACAAAAGCAGGTGTTGATGAGAACGAATGGCAGCTTCTTGATGATCATTTGATTGGTGTGGCTAAATTGGCTTCGAAATTTTCGGCTATTTTCGGTGGTTCTGATTGGGGTGAATTGGTCGGTAAATTCCATGACTACGGTAAGTTTAAGCCAGATTTTCAGAAAAAACTTCATTCAAATTCAAATGTGATAGTTGACCATAAAAGTATCGGTGCCAGATTGGTGTCTGATCATCTCGGTCAGGCTGGAAAATTGCTGTCTTTCTGCATAGCCGGACATCATGGAGGTCTGCCGGACTCAACCCATAGGAATTTGGGCGAATCTCTAGATGATATTTTGGATAAAGCTGGGCCTTACATAGATTCCGTGCCTGAACTCTCATCTACGTTTGCTCCGGAAAAGCTTCCCTTCACTTTTACTTCAGTATTTCAATTATCTTTTTTTACCCGCATGCTTTTTTCAGCACTGGTTGATGCAGATTTTTTGGATACCGAGCGGTACATGGACCCGGAGAAATTCTCCAAGCGTGAATCAGGGCCTGATTTAAGCGTCCTGTATGAGGCTCTCAATAAGCGAATAAGCATATTTGAACCGGACACCTACATCAACAAGCTTCGCTGTGAAATATTGGACCACTGTCTTGAAAGCGCAGAACGTGACCCCGGCCTTTTCTCTCTCACAGTACCTACCGGAGGCGGAAAGACTCTTACTTCCATGGCCTTCGCCCTGAAACATGCCCTGAAACATGGTATGCGCAGGGTTATTTATGTCATTCCTTACACGTCGATTATTGAGCAGAATGCCCATGTTTTTAAACAAATTTTCCCTCCCGGTTCTGTAATTGAGCACCATAGCAATTTTGATAGCAGCAAGCTCAAAGACGAGGAAGAGATTCCATCTGCGGACCTTAAACACCGTCTGGCCTGTGAAAATTGGGATGCTCCAGTCGTGGTGACAACCAATGTTCAATTTTTCGAATCTCTTTTCGCTGCTAAGCCTTCACGCTGCCGCAAACTTCATAATCTTGCCGGATCGGTTGTCATTCTGGATGAAGCCCAGATGCTGCCTGTCGAGTATCTCAAGCCGTGTATGCGTGGCCTTGAGGAGTTGGTTGAGAACTATAATTCCAGCGTTGTACTCTGTACCGCCACACAGCCCGCATTGCAGAAATCTGAAAATTTTACTGATGGTCTGGAAATAGCCGCAGAGCTCGCTCCGGACCCGGACCGTATGCATAGAGAGTTCAAACGCACAAAGCTGCATGACAAAGGCGTTCTGTCCCTTGATGAAGTCGCACAGGAAATTTGCGGGAAAGATCAGGGATTGTGCATCGTTAATACCAGAGCTCGTGCAGCCGAGTTGTTTTCCAAGATTAAAGACGAACCGGGAGCGGGCCATTTGAGTGCATTGATGTGTCCGGCGCACCGCTCGGAAGTCCTTACGGATATTCGCGCTAGACTTGCTGCGGGCAAGCCTTGTCGTGTTGTCAGTACCCAACTCATTGAAGCTGGGGTTGATGTGAGTTTTCCAGTTGTTATCCGTGAACTGGCCGGGCTCGATTCAATAGCTCAGGCTGCGGGAAGATGTAACCGCGAAGGCGAACTGGCGGAGATGGGGCAGGTGTCGGTTTTTGAACCTGCTGAAGGATTGGCCGGGTACTTCCGGCAGGCGGCGGGTAATGCTCAAAACACATTGCGCTTGCATCCTGAGGATTCATTTTCCCCGCAAGCAATGCATCATTTTTTTGCGGATACCTATTGGCTTAAAAGTGACCAGTTAGACAAAAAGAAAGTGCTTGAAGATTTGAACAGTCCCCACGGCCAATGGGATTTTCGCACGGCAGCCAAAAAATTTCGGCTTATTGAAAATGAAATGGTCCCGATCATTGTTAAATACAATGATAAAGCCGAAAAACTGCTGCGAGATTTGGTTTTTGCAGATTTTCCGGCATCCATTCTGCGTAAGCTACAACAGTTTACAGTACAGGTTTATACGCAACAATTTGCAGCACTTAATGATATGGGTGCAATTGAGATTGTGGATGAAAGTTATGCCGTGTTGGTAGATGAGAGTCTGTATGATTTTGAAGCTGGACTGTTGGTTCCTGAAAATATTTCGAATGACAACTTCATAGTTTAA
- the cas5c gene encoding type I-C CRISPR-associated protein Cas5c has protein sequence MATGVKLRVWGDYACFTRPEMKVERVSYDVMTPSAARGILEAIYWKPSIKWVVDRIHVLKSVRFDNIRRNEVSAKVPVKGKTGVGSAMKNGKGNLRIYVEDVRQQRAAMVLRDVDYIIEARFEYASNEDRNDGKHLDIFNRRVAKGQCFHRPYLGCREFAAAFGPVEGDIPVSEIEGETDLGWMLHDIDYKAGMTPEFFRPVMQNGIIECRNGGQSA, from the coding sequence GTGGCCACAGGAGTTAAATTGAGGGTCTGGGGTGATTATGCCTGCTTTACCCGCCCGGAAATGAAGGTGGAACGGGTGAGTTATGATGTCATGACACCCTCTGCCGCCCGAGGCATTCTGGAAGCCATTTATTGGAAGCCGAGCATAAAGTGGGTGGTGGACAGAATCCATGTGCTCAAATCTGTTCGTTTCGACAATATTCGGCGAAACGAGGTTTCGGCAAAAGTTCCGGTAAAAGGAAAGACCGGGGTCGGTTCTGCCATGAAAAACGGCAAAGGCAATCTGCGGATTTATGTGGAAGACGTCCGCCAACAACGAGCAGCCATGGTTTTGCGTGATGTGGATTACATCATTGAAGCACGTTTTGAATACGCTTCTAATGAGGATCGTAATGATGGCAAGCATCTGGATATTTTCAATCGGCGTGTAGCAAAAGGACAGTGCTTTCATCGTCCTTATCTGGGATGCCGTGAATTTGCTGCTGCTTTCGGCCCGGTTGAAGGGGATATTCCTGTTTCTGAGATTGAAGGTGAAACCGATCTCGGATGGATGCTGCACGATATTGATTACAAAGCTGGCATGACGCCGGAATTTTTCCGTCCGGTCATGCAGAACGGGATTATCGAATGCCGTAACGGAGGGCAGTCCGCATGA
- the cas8c gene encoding type I-C CRISPR-associated protein Cas8c/Csd1, with product MILQALNDYYIRMADDPDVDVSPFGFGKQGVHFCLTIDREGNLVGDPLDLRENGKPFRIEVPGPETRANAVVSNFAWDNTGYVLGVDGKGKPERTAKTYTAFRELAQTILDGVDDDGGRALLSFLEKWNPEQAEDLKDWEEVLDNNLVFRLDGERGFLHDRESVRDAWSKYLDGKAGTKKGKCLVTGEEDVSIPNTHAKIKGVPGAQTAGAALVSFNIDSAESLGKKQNQLSPISEKAAFAYTTALNHLLAPGSSRKVQVGDTTVLFWTDAPEAEVLFGQVVGGRESDDKDLAKQIRGMFSMLAKGRLPRELGDPEIPFYVLGLSPNAARISVRFWHVGTVGEMFSNIGRHFEQMSLAGKPPKTPENPSPWWILKELAAQQDSRNISPLLSGQLLKAIIRNSPYPMTLLNAAIGRIRADKNIGYIRAGIIKAVLVRNYQQEIDMALDKENGEIGYRLGRLFAIVERIQEEAVPGSNATVRDRFFSSASATPARTFPVILRNAQNGLAKIRKEKPGYAVNLDKSIQEILGEVDSQNGFPAALNLEKQGMFILGYYQQKQYFFTPKQTSTEA from the coding sequence ATGATTTTGCAGGCTCTTAATGATTATTACATTCGTATGGCCGATGATCCTGACGTGGATGTTTCTCCATTCGGGTTCGGCAAGCAGGGAGTTCATTTCTGCCTGACAATTGACCGCGAAGGCAATCTTGTGGGCGATCCCCTTGACCTGCGCGAGAATGGAAAGCCGTTTCGGATTGAAGTTCCGGGGCCGGAAACAAGAGCTAATGCGGTTGTTTCTAATTTTGCGTGGGATAATACCGGATATGTTTTGGGTGTAGACGGCAAGGGGAAGCCTGAGCGTACAGCCAAAACTTATACGGCATTCAGGGAATTGGCCCAAACCATTTTAGATGGTGTTGATGATGACGGTGGGCGGGCTTTGCTTTCCTTTTTGGAAAAATGGAATCCTGAACAGGCTGAGGACTTGAAAGATTGGGAAGAGGTCTTGGACAATAATCTTGTTTTCAGACTTGACGGTGAACGTGGGTTTCTCCATGACCGGGAGTCCGTGCGAGATGCATGGTCAAAGTATTTGGACGGCAAGGCAGGGACCAAAAAGGGGAAATGTCTGGTCACGGGTGAGGAAGATGTCTCCATCCCAAACACCCACGCCAAGATTAAGGGCGTCCCCGGAGCGCAGACTGCCGGGGCTGCACTTGTGTCTTTTAATATCGACTCCGCAGAATCACTGGGAAAAAAACAGAACCAGCTTTCGCCTATTTCCGAAAAAGCCGCCTTTGCCTACACCACGGCTTTAAACCATTTGCTGGCACCGGGAAGTTCCCGAAAGGTTCAGGTCGGGGATACAACCGTGCTGTTCTGGACCGATGCCCCCGAAGCGGAAGTCTTATTCGGTCAGGTTGTGGGCGGCAGGGAATCCGATGACAAGGACCTTGCCAAACAAATACGTGGAATGTTCTCTATGTTGGCAAAAGGCAGGCTTCCGCGTGAACTCGGTGATCCTGAAATACCCTTCTATGTGCTGGGCCTTTCGCCAAATGCCGCACGCATTTCAGTGCGCTTCTGGCATGTGGGAACGGTCGGGGAAATGTTTTCCAATATCGGCAGACATTTTGAACAGATGTCATTGGCTGGGAAACCTCCGAAAACGCCGGAAAATCCAAGCCCGTGGTGGATTTTGAAAGAGCTTGCCGCTCAGCAGGATTCTCGGAACATATCACCGCTTTTAAGTGGGCAGTTGCTTAAAGCGATCATCAGAAACAGTCCTTATCCCATGACTCTGCTGAATGCAGCTATAGGAAGAATCAGGGCTGACAAGAATATCGGGTATATCCGGGCCGGGATAATCAAGGCGGTTCTGGTTCGTAACTATCAACAGGAGATCGATATGGCTCTTGATAAGGAAAATGGTGAGATTGGATATAGGCTGGGGCGTCTTTTTGCCATTGTGGAGCGGATTCAGGAAGAAGCTGTGCCCGGTAGCAACGCAACGGTCAGGGATCGGTTTTTCAGTTCCGCATCTGCTACCCCGGCGAGGACATTTCCTGTGATTTTACGCAATGCCCAGAACGGTCTTGCCAAAATCCGTAAGGAAAAGCCCGGATATGCGGTGAATCTTGATAAATCAATTCAGGAAATACTTGGTGAAGTTGACTCGCAAAATGGTTTTCCTGCCGCACTGAATCTTGAAAAGCAGGGCATGTTTATTCTCGGCTATTATCAGCAAAAGCAGTATTTTTTCACACCAAAACAGACTTCCACGGAGGCATAA